In a single window of the Dreissena polymorpha isolate Duluth1 chromosome 3, UMN_Dpol_1.0, whole genome shotgun sequence genome:
- the LOC127871565 gene encoding uncharacterized protein LOC127871565 has translation MIVVWMFVAFCEVTKQAVVQGYFTNPFIENTEDLPECGKECLASKLGAAVHLACRVSGSSSTSNVEFQIGKQVRLHALRVGESDTFRASQYVVQDADHLKVVSCDVTQRDGTGSAHATATLYVAKDSTKPVIKIDRNTSKLTCETKGGRPSPELHLQILECPNKTRSRQIESDSLDMSLSEIVEGMILTCCAKSRFFDSKCAAPFAITHEASSTSVPSTTKKSSDTDSPPSGSTSIVSNVSATIAEFTETTPLSTVTQSAPPTNESTHENSYSIMKVVTMAVSSVLGILIVVMIIAGVLRLRKRSASKRINSIQIEDLVSSYHTLSGLSLGVSNYDVVQITAPQRESVHYSEPTFC, from the exons ATGATAGTTGTTTGGATGTTCGTGGCTTTTTGTGAGGTGACAAAACAAGCTGTTGTGCAAG GTTACTTTACCAACCCGTTTATCGAAAACACAGAGGATCTACCGGAGTGCGGAAAGGAATGTCTTGCTTCGAAACTTGGCGCCGCAGTTCATTTAGCATGCCGTGTATCAGGGAGTTCTAGCACCAGTAATGTAGAGTTCCAGATTGGGAAACAGGTTCGATTACATGCCCTTCGTGTTGGAGAAAGTGATACGTTTCGTGCATCACAATATGTAGTTCAGGATGCAGACCACTTGAAGGTGGTATCGTGTGACGTCACTCAGCGGGACGGAACCGGATCCGCCCATGCCACAGCCACACTTTATGTCGCCA AGGATTCAACAAAACCTGTCATAAAAATCGACAGGAACACTTCTAAACTCACCTGTGAGACCAAAGGTGGGCGTCCATCCCCAGAATTGCACTTACAAATCTTAGAATGTCCGAACAAGACTCGCTCAAGACAGATAGAGAGTGACTCCTTAGATATGTCTCTCTCTGAGATTGTCGAAGGCATGATTCTCACATGCTGTGCAAAGAGTCGTTTCTTTGattcaaagtgtgcagctccatttGCAATAACACATGAAG CCTCATCAACCAGTGTTCCATCGACGACGAAGAAATCATCTGACACTGACTCGCCGCCATCAG GGTCAACTTCCATTGTCTCGAATGTATCAGCAACTATAGCGGAGTTTACAG AGACAACCCCTTTGTCAACGGTAACACAATCAGCCCCACCAACGAACGAGTCAACGCACGAAAATTCATATTCGATTATGAAAGTCGTCACCATGGCGGTGTCATCAGTGCTTGGTATTCTGATCGTTGTTATGATCATCGCAGGTGTTCTTCGCCTTAGGAAAAGATCAGCAAG caaACGCATCAACTCTATCCAAATCGAGGATCTTGTATCATCGTACCACACACTCTCGGGGCTTTCTTTGGGTGTTAGTAACTACGATGTTGTCCAGATAACTGCTCCTCAAA GAGAGTCAGTACATTACAGTGAACCGACCTTCTGTTAA
- the LOC127871568 gene encoding B-cell lymphoma 3 protein homolog produces MNADESILRIRLPIKKIRDDQDDMPVECYPTTLVDFSRIRCQPSPNYMTIQRLSTGFAAMEMSSDDDTCDLCDFDLTNKSVFEQNNDGDGILHVAIIQQDVDLAWYLISHCLLSDSLNMPNYLFQTPLHLAVITNQSIIVRGLVCACADLKPRDRNGDTPLHIACKYGYLDCVKELLSPHSLPHGCQDLSIRNYEGLTSLHIAAINNHMTIVKMLLESGCDVNVTDGKTGRTVLHNASLCGNVSLVRLLLGVKDCNINAQAYDSRTPFDLAYSRGGEEVITTLAANGARFGTDCLDDELC; encoded by the exons ATGA ACGCTGATGAAAGCATATTGAGAATCCGACTTCCAATTAAGAAGATTCGTGACGACCAAGACGATATGCCTGTTGAATGTTACCCGACAACCCTTGTGGACTTCTCCCGAATACGTTGTCAGCCATCGCCAAACTACATGACAATTCAGAGGCTAAGTACCGGCTTTGCCGCCATGGAAATGTCTTCCGACGACGATACCTGTGACctctgtgactttgaccttacAAATAAGTCGGTTTTCGAGCAGAATAATGATGGCGATGGTATTTTGCACGTTGCAATCATACAACAAGATGTGGATCTTGCTTGGTATCTTATTAGTCATTGTCTACTTTCAGATTCACTTAATATGCCTAATTATCTTTTTCAAACACCATTGCACCTTGCGGTTATCACAAACCAATCAATTATTGTAAGAGGTTTAGTTTGCGCATGTGCAGATCTAAAGCCACGTGACAGAAATGGCGACACGCCATTACATATTGCGTGCAAATATGGTTACCTCGATTGCGTAAAAGAGCTTTTAAGCCCTCACAGTTTACCCCATGGATGTCAAGATCTCTCCATAAGAAACTATGAAGGATTGACGTCCTTGCACATCGCAGCTATAAACAATCATATGACAATCGTAAAAATGCTACTGGAATCCGGATGTGATGTAAATGTAACTGATGGCAAAACAGGAAGAACTGTTCTGCATAACGCAAGCCTATGTGGTAATGTATCTCTCGTACGCCTTCTGCTCGGAGTCAAAGACTGTAATATTAATGCCCAGGCGTATGACTCTCGGACGCCATTTGACCTTGCCTATTCTAGAGGTGGCGAAGAGGTAATTACGACGCTTGCAGCCAACGGGGCACGATTCGGCACGGACTGTTTGGACGatgaattatgttaa